One part of the Ralstonia pickettii genome encodes these proteins:
- a CDS encoding proline--tRNA ligase, which yields MKASQFFISTLKEAPADAEIVSHKLMMRAGMIKKLGAGLYTYMPVGLRVIRKVEQIVREEMNAAGAVEVLMPVVQPGELWQETGRWDKMGDELLRFKDRHERDFVMQPTSEEVVTDIARTEIRSYKQLPVNFYQIQTKFRDERRPRFGIMRGREFTMKDAYSFDRDAEGLKVSYQKMYDAYTRIFQRFGLEFRAVAADNGAIGGSGSHEFHVIADTGEDAIIYCPDSDYAANIEAAEAVAPAAPRAAATEALTKTHTPGRAKCEAVAEQLGIPLQRTIKSIVLATEVEGGEPQIWLLLLRGDHELNEVKASKVPGLADFRFATEGEILRAFDTRPGYLGPIGTKLPVKVVADRTAAAMSDFVVGANEEDYHFTGVNWGRDLPEPEVYDLRNVVAGDPSPDGKGTLAVCRGIEVGHVFMLGTRYSEAMNATFLDENGKTQPMVMGCYGIGITRILGAAIEQNYDARGIIWPASIAPFQVVICPVGYDRSDAVREEADRLHAELVAAGIDVMLDDRGERPGAMFADWELIGVPFRVVVGDRGLKEGKLEFQGRRDEAATAVAPADVLATLKARLAQ from the coding sequence ATGAAAGCGTCCCAATTCTTCATTTCCACGCTCAAGGAAGCGCCCGCTGACGCGGAGATCGTCTCGCACAAGTTGATGATGCGTGCCGGCATGATCAAGAAGCTCGGCGCGGGCCTCTATACGTATATGCCCGTGGGTCTGCGCGTGATCCGCAAGGTCGAGCAGATCGTGCGTGAGGAAATGAATGCCGCCGGCGCGGTGGAGGTGCTGATGCCGGTGGTGCAGCCGGGCGAGCTGTGGCAGGAGACCGGCCGCTGGGACAAGATGGGCGACGAGCTGCTGCGCTTCAAGGATCGCCACGAGCGCGACTTCGTCATGCAGCCGACGTCGGAGGAGGTGGTGACCGACATCGCCCGCACTGAAATTCGCTCGTACAAGCAGCTGCCCGTCAATTTCTACCAGATCCAGACCAAGTTCCGCGACGAGCGCCGCCCGCGTTTCGGCATCATGCGCGGCCGCGAATTCACGATGAAGGACGCGTACTCCTTCGACCGCGACGCCGAGGGCCTGAAGGTGTCGTACCAGAAGATGTACGACGCCTACACGCGCATCTTCCAGCGTTTCGGCCTGGAATTCCGCGCCGTGGCGGCCGACAACGGGGCCATCGGCGGCTCGGGCTCGCACGAGTTCCACGTGATTGCCGATACGGGCGAAGACGCCATCATCTACTGCCCGGATTCCGACTACGCCGCAAACATCGAAGCTGCGGAAGCCGTTGCCCCGGCCGCGCCGCGTGCCGCTGCCACCGAGGCCCTCACCAAGACGCATACGCCCGGCCGCGCCAAGTGCGAGGCTGTGGCCGAGCAACTGGGGATTCCGCTGCAGCGCACGATCAAATCCATCGTGCTGGCGACCGAAGTCGAGGGCGGCGAGCCCCAGATCTGGTTGCTGCTGCTGCGCGGCGACCATGAACTCAACGAGGTCAAGGCATCGAAGGTGCCGGGTCTGGCCGACTTCCGCTTCGCAACCGAGGGCGAAATCCTCCGCGCATTCGACACGCGCCCTGGCTATCTCGGCCCGATCGGCACGAAGCTGCCCGTGAAGGTGGTGGCAGACCGCACGGCGGCCGCCATGAGCGATTTCGTGGTCGGCGCCAACGAAGAGGATTACCACTTCACCGGCGTGAACTGGGGCCGCGACTTGCCCGAGCCCGAGGTTTACGACCTGCGCAACGTGGTGGCCGGCGACCCCTCGCCGGATGGCAAGGGCACGCTGGCCGTCTGCCGCGGCATCGAAGTCGGTCACGTCTTCATGCTGGGCACGCGCTACTCCGAGGCGATGAACGCGACGTTCCTCGACGAGAACGGCAAGACGCAGCCGATGGTGATGGGCTGCTACGGCATCGGCATCACGCGGATTCTGGGTGCGGCCATCGAGCAGAACTACGATGCGCGCGGGATTATCTGGCCGGCATCGATCGCGCCGTTCCAGGTGGTGATCTGCCCCGTGGGTTACGACCGCTCCGACGCCGTGCGCGAAGAAGCCGATCGCCTGCACGCCGAGTTGGTTGCCGCCGGCATCGACGTGATGCTGGACGACCGCGGCGAGCGCCCCGGCGCGATGTTTGCCGACTGGGAGCTGATCGGCGTGCCGTTCCGCGTCGTGGTGGGCGACCGCGGCCTCAAGGAAGGCAAGCTGGAATTTCAAGGCCGCCGCGACGAAGCCGCCACCGCTGTGGCCCCGGCCGATGTGTTGGCCACGCTGAAGGCGCGTCTCGCGCAATAA
- a CDS encoding 2OG-Fe(II) oxygenase: MSTTQPYATMSDALRDWLQRHVTEGFEAESLVASMVQSGYDRAFARRVVDEALTARAPAPVVAPAPTPAADEAVENSNAVHTADGDIPILFAIETPRIVLFQHFLSDQECDELIAIGRNRLKRSPVVNPDTGEENLISARTSQGGMFQVGEHPLIAKIEARIAQAVGVPVEHGEGFQVLNYQPGGEYQPHFDFFNPGRSGEARQLEVGGQRVATMVIYLNSVQAGGATGFPKLGLEVAPVKGNAVFFVYKRPDGTLDEDTLHAGLPVERGEKWIATKWLRERPYRRGA, from the coding sequence ATGTCCACCACCCAACCGTACGCGACCATGTCTGACGCGCTGCGCGACTGGCTGCAGCGTCACGTGACCGAAGGTTTCGAGGCCGAATCCCTGGTGGCTTCGATGGTGCAATCCGGCTACGACCGCGCCTTCGCGCGCCGCGTCGTCGATGAGGCGCTGACTGCCCGCGCACCCGCCCCCGTCGTGGCGCCCGCGCCGACGCCTGCCGCCGACGAGGCGGTCGAAAACAGCAATGCCGTGCATACCGCCGATGGTGACATCCCGATCCTGTTCGCAATCGAGACGCCGCGCATCGTGCTGTTCCAGCACTTCCTGTCGGACCAGGAGTGTGACGAGCTGATCGCGATCGGGCGCAATCGCCTGAAGCGTTCGCCCGTCGTGAACCCCGATACGGGCGAGGAAAACCTGATCTCGGCCCGGACAAGCCAGGGCGGGATGTTCCAGGTCGGCGAGCATCCGCTGATCGCCAAGATCGAAGCGCGTATCGCGCAGGCCGTGGGCGTGCCGGTCGAACACGGCGAGGGCTTCCAGGTGCTGAACTACCAGCCCGGCGGCGAATACCAACCGCACTTCGATTTCTTCAACCCCGGACGCAGCGGCGAGGCACGCCAGCTTGAAGTCGGCGGTCAGCGCGTGGCGACCATGGTCATCTATCTCAACAGCGTGCAGGCGGGCGGCGCGACGGGCTTTCCGAAGCTCGGGCTGGAGGTGGCGCCCGTCAAGGGCAACGCCGTCTTCTTCGTCTACAAGCGGCCCGACGGCACGCTGGATGAAGACACGTTGCATGCCGGCCTGCCGGTCGAGCGTGGCGAAAAGTGGATCGCCACCAAATGGCTGCGGGAGCGCCCTTACCGTCGCGGCGCCTGA
- a CDS encoding lytic transglycosylase domain-containing protein, whose amino-acid sequence MRCLSSARLIATALCAGTLLAGTQAARAGAQKEEYLADSVRSALSAAVADSRPLRPVFASNDEQLGYLRWLAEMSVRMSGKIPQASVRVELIETAYYEAKRAGLDPALVLGLIQVESGFRKYAISSAGAMGLMQVMPFWTRSIGDNDSRKLFHLQSNLRYGCTILRHYLDMEGGNLYLALGRYNGSRGQPQYPNAVLAAWKRWQYQESSAMTVSAPVPAESTAPTPRAKALPEVPARNPFSPLRIAGGPAGGS is encoded by the coding sequence ATGCGCTGCTTGTCTTCAGCCCGCCTGATCGCCACTGCGCTGTGCGCGGGGACGTTGCTCGCGGGCACGCAGGCGGCGCGGGCGGGCGCCCAGAAAGAGGAATATCTGGCGGACTCCGTGCGCAGCGCGCTGTCTGCCGCCGTGGCCGACAGCCGCCCGTTGCGCCCGGTATTTGCCAGCAACGACGAGCAACTCGGCTACCTGCGCTGGCTGGCCGAGATGTCTGTGCGCATGTCGGGCAAGATTCCGCAGGCGTCGGTACGTGTCGAACTGATCGAGACGGCGTATTACGAGGCCAAACGCGCTGGTCTGGACCCGGCGCTGGTGCTCGGGCTCATCCAGGTGGAGAGCGGTTTCCGCAAGTACGCCATCAGCAGTGCCGGGGCGATGGGCCTCATGCAGGTGATGCCGTTCTGGACGCGCAGCATCGGCGACAACGACTCGCGCAAGCTCTTCCATCTGCAAAGCAACCTGCGGTATGGCTGCACGATCCTGCGTCATTACCTCGACATGGAAGGCGGCAATCTGTACCTGGCGCTAGGCCGTTACAACGGCAGCCGCGGCCAGCCGCAATATCCGAATGCCGTGCTGGCCGCCTGGAAGCGCTGGCAATATCAGGAGTCGAGCGCGATGACGGTATCGGCGCCGGTGCCTGCGGAATCCACTGCTCCCACGCCGCGTGCCAAGGCGCTGCCGGAAGTGCCCGCGCGCAATCCGTTCTCGCCGCTGCGTATTGCTGGCGGGCCGGCTGGTGGTTCGTGA
- a CDS encoding MarC family protein gives MEYTFLSATVLLVLITDPLGNIPIFISALRQVAPERRSRVVLREVGIAFVLLLVFMFFGESFLRMMSLTDMSLQIAGGIVLFLIALRMIFPREGAAESQPTGEPFIVPLAIPAIAGPSAMATVMLLVSQAPGRMWTWVGSLCATMAVCAVVLLSATHIQRLVGERTVMAFERLMGLILVAISVEMLLKGIRTFAHQL, from the coding sequence ATGGAATATACATTCCTCTCGGCGACCGTCCTGCTGGTGCTGATCACCGATCCGCTCGGCAACATTCCCATCTTCATCTCCGCGCTGCGGCAGGTCGCCCCCGAGCGCCGCAGCCGTGTCGTGCTGCGCGAGGTCGGCATTGCGTTCGTGCTGCTGCTCGTCTTCATGTTCTTCGGCGAGAGCTTTCTGCGCATGATGAGCCTGACCGACATGTCGCTGCAGATTGCAGGCGGCATCGTGCTGTTCCTGATCGCGCTGCGGATGATCTTCCCGCGTGAAGGCGCTGCCGAGTCGCAGCCCACCGGCGAGCCCTTCATCGTGCCGCTGGCGATTCCGGCCATCGCGGGCCCGTCGGCGATGGCCACGGTGATGCTCCTTGTATCGCAGGCGCCGGGGCGCATGTGGACCTGGGTCGGCTCTTTATGCGCGACGATGGCCGTGTGCGCCGTGGTACTGCTGAGCGCCACGCACATTCAGCGCCTCGTCGGCGAACGCACGGTGATGGCCTTCGAGCGTCTGATGGGGCTGATTCTGGTGGCGATTTCGGTGGAGATGCTGCTCAAGGGCATCCGCACATTCGCGCATCAACTCTGA